One genomic window of Medicago truncatula cultivar Jemalong A17 chromosome 1, MtrunA17r5.0-ANR, whole genome shotgun sequence includes the following:
- the LOC11424929 gene encoding AT-hook motif nuclear-localized protein 10, with protein sequence MDSHEPQQPHPHPHPDHLQLENVVLVDPNPFTNTVLTTMMEPITARFPQLHMNTNQPPHSEPLNNNIPSTLKPCVTASSGSGSIHKKKGRPRKYFPDGNIALVSSPALDATITSHSSSIANKSTRGRGRPRGSLNKKKKVEVSGVSGTGFSQHVITVNPGEDIVMKLKTFCQGGPNTDMCILSAHGLVGTVALHQSGTIVLREGRFEILSLSGMLEEFDNKNGFKTMGYFKVSLVDPNLNVLGGVVADKLIAASFVKVIVGSFTLDGKNCSSSNLKLGSSSMTISQFAAPRTPTSAAASQGPSSMSYGNNENIPFDQVLGIYNNDSEPIPTLSMYQQIDSPNSK encoded by the exons ATGGATTCTCATGAACCACAACAACCACACCCTCACCCTCACCCAGACCACCTTCAATTGGAAAATGTTGTACTAGTGGATCCTAATCCATTCACAAACACTGTTTTGACCACCATGATGGAACCGATCACTGCTCGATTCCCTCAACTCCACATGAACACTAACCAACCCCCTCATTCCGAGcctctcaacaacaacattccTTCTACCTTGAAACCATGTGTGACTGCTTCCTCTGGATCTGGTTCAATCCATAAAAAAAAGGGTCGACCGAGGAAGTATTTTCCTGATGGAAACATTGCTTTGGTCTCAAGCCCAGCCCTGGATGCTACCATTACTTCTCATTCTTCTTCCATTGCCAATAAGAGTACTAGGGGAAGAGGAAGGCCCCGTGGATcattgaacaagaagaagaaagttgaaGTGTCTg gaGTTAGTGGAACTGGTTTCTCTCAACATGTGATCACTGTGAACCCTGGAGAG GACATTGTTATGAAACTTAAGACTTTTTGTCAAGGAGGACCTAATACAGATATGTGCATTCTTTCTGCTCATGGTTTAGTTGGTACTGTAGCTCTTCATCAGTCAGGAACCATTGTTCTTCGTGAG GGTCGATTTGAGATTTTATCTCTATCAGGAATGTTAGAAGAATTTGACAACAAAAATGGCTTTAAGACAATGGGTTACTTTAAGGTGTCTTTAGTGGATCCTAATTTAAACGTTTTGGGAGGTGTAGTTGCTGATAAGCTTATTGCGGCATCCTTCGTAAAG GTTATAGTGGGTAGTTTTACTTTGGATGGCAAAAATTGTAGCTCAAGTAACCTGAAATTGGGGTCTTCTTCAATGACGATATCTCAATTTGCTGCTCCTAGGACTCCAACTAGTGCTGCTGCCTCTCAAGGGCCTTCATCTATGTCCTATGGCAACAATGAGAATATTCCCTTCGATCAAGTGCTTGGAATCTACAATAATGATAGTGAACCCATTCCTACATTATCGATGTACCAACAAATTGACTCACCAAACTCGAAGTGA
- the LOC11433890 gene encoding AT-hook motif nuclear-localized protein 10: MDSHELQQPHPRPHHLQLENVVLDSPNPVTNTVPLAMMEPTIFPQLNMNTNQPPHFEPFNNNIVPSTLKQCVGASSGSGSIQKKRGRPREYFLDGYIASIAKRSTRGRGRPHGSLNKKKKVEAPGVTGTDFSQHVITVNPGDDIVAKLKTCCQGGPNTEMCILSAHGLVGTVALHQPGRIFICEGQFEILSLSGMLEVFDNNNGFKRMNYFTVSLVEPNSNVFGGVVDKLIAASLVKVKVACFTLDDKNGSSSNLNLGPSSIPISQFAAFGTPTSATTQGPSSISLSNNENIPLGLGHGIYGNDSQPIPTLSMYQQTLARQTQQ; this comes from the exons ATGGATTCTCATGAACTACAACAACCACATCCTCGCCCACACCACCTTCAATTGGAAAATGTTGTATTAGATAGTCCAAATCCAGTCACAAACACTGTTCCGCTCGCCATGATGGAACCGACCATTTTCCCTCAACTCAACATGAACACTAACCAACCCCCACATTTTGAGcctttcaacaacaacattgttCCTTCTACCCTGAAACAATGTGTGGGTGCTTCCTCTGGATCTGGTTCAATTCAGAAAAAAAGGGGTCGGCCGAGGGAGTATTTTCTTGATGGATACATTGCTTCAATTGCAAAAAGGAGTACTAGGGGAAGAGGAAGACCTCATGGATctttgaacaagaagaagaaagttgaaGCACCTG GAGTTACTGGAACTGATTTCTCTCAACATGTGATCACTGTGAACCCTGGTGAT gACATTGTTGCGAAACTTAAGACATGTTGTCAAGGAGGACCTAATACAGAGATGTGCATTCTTTCTGCTCATGGTTTAGTTGGCACTGTCGCACTTCATCAACCTGGAAGAATTTTTATTTGTGAG GGTCAATTTGAGATTTTATCTCTCTCAGGAATGTTAGAAGTATTTGACAACAATAATGGCTTTAAGAGAATGAATTACTTTACGGTGTCTCTAGTGGAACCTAATTCAAATGTTTTTGGAGGTGTAGTTGATAAGCTTATTGCTGCATCATTGGTAAAG GTCAAAGTGGCTTGTTTTACTTTGGATGACAAAAATGGTAGCTCGAGTAACCTGAATTTGGGGCCTTCTTCAATACCAATATCCCAATTTGCTGCTTTTGGGACTCCAACTAGTGCTACCACTCAAGGTCCTTCATCTATCTCCCTTAGCAACAATGAGAACATTCCTTTGGGTTTAGGGCATGGAATCTACGGTAATGATAGTCAACCGATTCCTACTTTGTCGATGTACCAACAAACATTGGCTCGCCAAACCCAACAGTGA